The Tachysurus fulvidraco isolate hzauxx_2018 chromosome 10, HZAU_PFXX_2.0, whole genome shotgun sequence genome segment CACTACTGGCTGCATTCACTATCTCCCACAAAAGAGTGATTTATTTAAGATTGATTTTCACCCCAATTGGATTATGAGTTGCTGTTGCTGAACAAAAACAACTAATTTAACTATCACTTAATTTTGCTTGATTCGTCTTAGCTTTAGGAGAGCACACTGTGTACTTAGACACCTTATGGTTAACATTTTATACTAAATAGCAATTTATCCTAGGATTTATTCTGTTGCAGTCCAAATGTTAAAGTAGTTCACTAATTCAGAATACAGCTGAGCTACAGTTCACAAACacctgtaaatatataaatgtaattattttaaaatataaatgtcattttaaaattttaatctcAAGCTAGAATAGTGATCTCAATTTGAAGTCAAGaagttgttaataataataataataataataataataataataataataataatatccccAAATACCCCCGATAATATCCCTTCTCTTAGCCTACAAAATCAAAACATGATACACATATAGACTATACacagtattattataatttacattatattattataggtTTGGTTCAGTAGCTGTGAattaacattatacattaaaacatgaaacaaatgtTCGAACAATTTTGGATAGTTGTATCTGGAAACCAAAAACTGCAGATAAGTCAGACCATGACACATTACTTAAAATTTGACGCTGGCCCGGTGTCATCAGACAGACATAGGAGGATAATTTTAGGagaatacaattttttaaaaataaatgttataccATTATATCATTTAATTAGTATAGCTGGAAATGTAATGATATTAATtgaatgagttaaaaaaaaacacaatatgaCTAGAAAGGTTTTACACTATCTTTATTTgctcttttattttacatagaaaGTGTGACAGTAAAAAGAACCATTTTGCATTTAGACAAATAATCATGAGAAGCCTACAAATGaagatgaatttaaatgaatttaaatacatAGAACATACCATTTTAACTTACTATACACAGTTTACTGCACAGTTAACTGTGTGCTATAACAAAAACTAGAATTTAAACTAAAGTGAGCAATAACCTAATAGTGTATACTAATTTTCAAAACTATAGTTTTAAGTTTTGATTTCTcagtttgctttgttttgtgctgAGCATTAGTACTCTTTTTTCCATGCTAAATTCTCTGTAAGTCAAGGGCTTGTCTGAATCACAAGATATTACTGCATTTACGAATAAAAATTGTTCTTTTACTGAGAGTAACAAGCAAAATATGCTGGTGCTGAAACTATGTATTGAAATATCTGGAATTATGGAGCACAGTGATCCTTCATGATGAAGTCAAATAATCCTGATAAGATAAAATGATTGCGATTAGAGGATTATGGAATAACTGTGacagacaccccccccacacacacacacacacacacacacacacactacacatgatCTGCAATGCGTTTTATGCTACAAGGCTCATCAGTGTTGCAGGAAGAGAGTCTTATTGTGAAACATTTAGCTAACACATAATACCATTAATCTACAGAGTTTCTAGGATAAATGCAGTGTGGTCTGGAATAAATTATTGAAAGCTAGAAATACATTAGTGTGTGGTTTTGGATAAAGAAGTTTTTAAAAGTAGCCTAAATGCTACTGAATGAGTGACAGTCTCAACTCTTGAGGTATCGAACTGATGTGAACATCTGTTTTGAGGCAGATTGTTAACCAAACAAATGATCAGTGTACACAAGATCCATAACTCTTAATCGACTGATTTCTGCGGTTAAACACATTCAACCATGCCTGAGTGTAATGTAGGTTTGGTTTGGAGCTCATATTCAGGCCATGGGAGGGATATCGATCCAGACAGTGTATGCTCCTGTCATGCTCTTTGCTGGTAATAATAGTAGGAACACCGGGGGCGTGTGGCAGGGGAGAGCAAATGGGCCTCTCATCTCAACACAGCACGCATAATAGAGGAAAGAGGGAGACAAAggacagacaaaaaagaaaatgagtcTCATGATACAGAAAAGAACAAAGGGTTCAGACTTGTTCAATATTTTGAGAGCACACTGGTGAGCATGATGAACTTAGGTGGTCATTTGCAATCTGTCTCAACAAACAGATGGCTtgagtgatttttattttccactctCGGATATGCTCACTTTAACCACCACAATGACTGAAGGCCATACCATTGTGTAGACAGTAAGCTCATAAATGTCCTTcttacttttgtttttccaaACCCAGTGTGTGCAGAGGCCTTcaacccagatgaggatgatgaagacaAGGAGCCCAGGGTGAGAgattgatgtttgatgtgaaactGTAACATTGCTATGATGCTGTGGCTGGAAATCAGGGAGACTTGAAACCAAGCTCTGTTCCTTTCGTTGGtatcatttactgtacatttttgtaaaaggtcaaaaaaattgtttttttctgaatgttCTTGCTGTCACTCCAGGTGACTTACCCaaaaacagatgaacagagaCAAAGACTACAGGAGGCCTGCAATGACATActcctttttaaaaatcttGACCAGGTAAAGACATTAATAGATTGTTCACTTTTTGCTTTGCATCCTGCCACCTTATTATCATGTTCTCAAATGTATATCATTACATGTAGGTTGAGGTGTTCAAATGTCCACTAGAGATCAGTCATAAAGCTGGCTTGGTAATACCCCAGTTCACATTTTATGCTGACTAATTGAAAAGCTCTGTGATACAAGGAATGgattaaaaagaatttaaaaactgcatggcctaaaaagaaaatcagcatTTCAGTTTAAAGAGTGTGGGGGAGGATTTACTAATGTTATCAGCTTTGTAGTTGGAAACTGCTTGCTGGCAGCAGCAATGGCTCAGCAGGACGTTAAATACTTTGGTGATTCTGCACTAATGCGCAgtaaacagcaaacaaaaaaataagtacAATTTCTATATAATCTTTTTGCAAATCTCTCATCTATGGCAATATTTTCACTGTTATGCTGCAGTTTAAACTTTTAGTGGTAGGGTAGTGAAGACTTACAGTAGTGTCTAAGGTTCTGggttactaataaaaaaaaaaattgagggtTCAAGCCCAAGCTTTTTTAATTACCGTCACCATTAGTATAATTTGTAATTTgggtaacattatttacacatatttaGTTAAATTTCTATGTCAAAATTAGTTCAAGGATAAAAAAATGcccctttttaaatatttaggtagcattaataaatatacataactAATGTTAACTATGTACTCATGTAAACTTCTACAaacatttatagattttattattcattactgAATTCATAATATTCTCTATTAACCATGACAGACATTGAGTGTGATTCATGTCTATTGGCACGTCCCCTCTTTTTTTGGCGAGAAGCAGACTGCACTTTTGCTGTATTTTTGAGTGATAATTTGTTCTAATATAGTCTGGTGTTAAATACCAGCACTTCTACATCAAATGTGTAAAGATCTGACAGATCTTTGGAACAGATCTTTGTACTGCTGGGATAATCATAGTAAACAGCACTGGGCACTGTGGCAGTGTAATATCGTGTAAAgacatttaattcatttcaacTGGATAGTCTAATATGTCagttttattacacagagaTATAGAACATGTTGGCTTGTAATTGTATGTGCAGCCATCTCATGTAAATCATCAGGTGTGATGATTGCTTTGAATGGCCAAATAAAATGAGGCAGCTTCACAAGACCATGTGCTGTATTGTTCATATGCCTACCATATTACAAGATGATTGCAGGATGATAATGCTACTCATAGACCTCTAAAATTATTCACAGTGTGGTTTCAAGTACACCAGGATTGAATGATTACACATTCCACTACAAAACTTTCAGTACTTGCATTATAAGAATTCATGGTGTTGTGGAGGTGATTCCTTATTAGGTGCCTTATATTATTATGCTGTTACATGTTTCCATGTTAGGGCTGTAACTATTGTACAGTATTCTGAGCTGGAATTATATAAGATACTGAATTTGTGTTCGGATTTTTCATTATGATCCACAAATAGACTGTATTTTATACTGTAAACGTGTGTAGTTTTGACTGAAACATCATGATTTATTCATGTGAACACAGGAGACAGCTTCAGAGTTTAGAAGCTTCTAGTTTAGAAGTTTTTAGTTTCGAATTTTCTAGTCAAGAGTTAAAGAGGCTCGCGTTAGAAGCTTGATTGTCAAGAAATCTAGCATCATGTTagtatatattgtgtttgcccttattattatttgtttgcagGAGCAAATGTCTCAAGTTCTGGATGCCATGTTTGAGAAGACAGTTTCTACTGGGGAACACATCATTGATCAAGATGATGATGGAGACAACTTCTATGTCATTGAAAGGTAGGGATCAAATGATTTCTGTTTCATGAGAAACATATGATTATATAATTTTCTCAATCGTATAttaatttgctttatttctttattcattgAGAGGGACTTTTGACATCCTTTTGAAGTCAGAGGGCACCACAAGAACAGTGGGCTCGTATGACAACCGTGGGAGTTTCGGGGAGCTGGCGCTGATGTATAACACCCCGCGTGCTGCCACCATTGTTGCTACCTCACCTGGTGCCCTTTGGTGCCTAGTAAGTCACCCTTAGATTTGAAAgggtttgttttgatttctttaacaaaaaaatgcatCACCATCTGTTAACAGTGAATAAAATGATTATGATTCCATcgtaattttaattattaatattggtaatttattactaatattgaaatatttagtaGTGAATTGATAATAATGTTATCATGCAGATTCcaaattatacattttgtttttggtaAAAAAGTACAACATGCTGTTTTGTGCCACTTGTAGCTCCTTCTTCGGTTTTGATGATATACCAAAGACCCAGATTCAAATGAGAACACTAAAATCACAGGGCTCTGTATTACAGggtgcatactgtatatccagGTTACCTAAAGCATTGGTTTTCAAAGTGGAATTAAGATATATAGTCAGAGGttctttgtttaaaataaaatcctctCAAGTTAATATTTATTAGCTAGGAGTTCTAATTATTTGCCTGTTTGAGAGATTACTTGAATTTAATTTGACCAAATtttataactataaataatgtcaacttGGACCTAATGGGTAATGTTGGAGGAATTTCAGAACTAAAATGCTCCATGGCAGCAATTCAGAAAGcctaataatataaaacatccTCCCAGGTTCCCAGGCTAAAAAGTTTACCTAAAGAAATTTACTTTATAAggtgacagaaaataaatgttttacttttaatttaatatttattttcctcattttaaatgtttgtgattACAGGATCGATTGACATTCAGACGGATCATTGTAAAAAATAACGCCAAGAAGAGGAGAATGTATGAAGCTTTCATTGAGACCCTTCCACTGCTCACATCTTTGGAGGTCTGTACCAGTTCCTTTTCCTACAGAATGTTTATGAACAACAATACAGAAACacttttaactgtttatttcctttcagGTCTCAGAGCGAATGAAGGTGGTGGATGTATTATCATCCAGAGTGTACAACAACGGAGAGCAGATCATTGCACAAGTTAGCTTTATTCTCATGACCTCCAAATTTAGAAAGGATTGTGATACTGTACTGATGCAGAATGACACAGAAGATCGCAACTTATTATGAAATCCagtaattagtttttttttctccctaggGTGACATGGCAGACTGTTTCTACATTGTAGAGTCAGGTGAGGTTAGAATCACCATGAAGAGGAACCGGGTAAGTTTTTAGTGTTTAATCTTATCTCTATAATCTGATTCTGGCTATTTTTGTTCACCAGTTAACAAATGAattactgataaataattttatctAGTGTGTTTTATGTGAGAAATAATGCGAATTCAGAAGTACATTATGCAAAAAGATTGTCATGCTCCATATTTTAGAGattgatttgcatttttatttaacagaaagTCTTATGAAGAGACTTAGGATAGTAGGATGCAAACATGAATTAAAGTGTAATGGCATGTCTGAACATGCCAACTTTGGATTATCTTACTCATCATGAAATGTTCCAGCACTGCTATAAAATCAGGATTGCATAATCACTAAACATGATAACAGGTGAAGAGAAAATATGCTTACTGAAAAAGAATACAGCTTTGTGTTAGGTATATAGATGCGCCTAATGGAGCCTGTTGATTAACTGAGTCAGGAGTGTTAAATCTTGTAATTTAagttaaaaatttaaaatattctacTACAAATTCTGAACATACTGATCAGCTATAAACACCTGGCTAAAATTAACAGCAGATCATTTAAGACTTGTATGTTATGATGTGgggcctccatggatcagacttgtttgtccagcacatctcACAGAAGATTGATCAGAATGAGATCTAAAGAATTTAAAGGACAATAGAGGTCAatattttttgtcatgtttctcaTAGTGTGTCAAGCCAGATTATCCTGCTAACATTATTTTTTGACACTATCAAGTTGTTTTGTAGTGTATGTTCTTTTCATACCCATTTAAACTCAGAAATATGCAATATTTGTGTTCCCCTGCAATTTTGGAACATGCATATTTTTTAACAAgtctggtgctacataaagacacagaACTAAATAAGACAACACAACTAAGggctaaaaagtaaaaatgaacaTATCACATAAAGTGTGCAAGATAAATTACaaaacacaaagagacagatacataaaacaagattgtctacatctacatctataTGTAGAGGTTTGTAAGTGGCCCAGTACAATACACTGTAAGATAAAATGATGGTAAGGAAATTTTCATGTGTAGACAATTGTTATTGTGGTGTCTGTTGTCAGTTGAAAACAGATTCCGAGTTTGAGGAGGTGGACATCGCCACATGCACTAGAGGGCAGTACTTTGGAGAATTAGCCCTTGTTACAAACAAGCCAAGGGCTGCTTCTGCATACGCCGTGGACAATGTCAAGTGCTTAGGTAAAACAACTGCcctttttaaatatgtatagaCTGAGCTAGAAACCAATAGACAATATGTTATAGTATAATGAATGTAGTattctcacttttttttggaTGCTTTTTTACAGTAATGGATGTCCAGGCATTTGAGAGGTTACTGGGACCGTGCATGGACATCATGAAACGCAACATCGCAAACTATGAAGAGCAGTTGGTCACCCTTTTTGGGAGTCAGATGGAGATAGAAGAACcaagtgtataaaataaaaaacaaacaaacaaacaaacaaacaaaaacgctTCAATGCAACataatgaaaagagaaaataatggTGAGTACAGGTCACTCACCATTGGTCATATGATCCTAACTTTTGAACTTCAAAGTTATTGTTTTGCATCACAAAGTGAAGCTCTGGTGTGTCAGTGATAGTGAATTTTACATATAGGAGAAACTTAAAAGGTTATGTTATGTAAGGTTTGAaaggtttaattttttgttagtgttttgttatatttgGAATAAACTGTTTATGCAGCTATTTAGTAATGTCATTATCGCcactgctgttttatttatttattattatttttattattgtttttgtttttgtgattgtttttttttcttttgagtttttttttttagtttaggcTTTGACAGAAGAAAGAAGTTGAAATCTCCTGTCATGTATTCGTCATGCATTTCAAAATCTTGTTTATGAATCCTGTACATTACAAAAGGCAATGTTCTTAACGCATCTTATTTATAATATCCCAATACGTCTTGATTAATTATCTTTACAAAAtgagcaaacacaaacacaaatactgtGTGAGTCTATAAGGATGACACAAACCAAAACCCAGTAATGTGTATTTAAAACAGGATGTATGACATTCATATATAAACTTGTAATGGTTTGATTACAGGAAAGGGAACCATAAGTGTGTATGCATTTTGCTGTCAGAATCATGGAAAAAGTAAAACTGCACACTAATTTATGCTGTAAACAGTAGTTTAGAATTTTAGCTCCCTCATGAAGAAGAAGAGTCCATGTCGTAACCCACTGTCTCGAAGGTAACGTATTTATTGtacatatatattgttttaagatttatttaataatccCCAGTGTTTCAGAGTGGAATAAGACATTTAATGTTTGTAAGATAGCATTCTGTTTCCAATTATTTCTACAGTGTTTATgcttttgttaaaaataatagtaataataataataaatattatttattaataaatattattattatcatcaaatAAGGTATGgcatacttatttattttactcagaTATGCTCATTTGCctttaaaaaagttttacttCTGAACTGCAATATGTGTCCCCAGTTGTAGTCCTGTTGTCCATTATTACATCCATTACAGTATTATAGTGTCTTTGTTCCACTGGCAAGTAAACACTTTTTGAATTTTCCTTCCAATAACGTTGATGAgaattattaatgttttcataACATTGTTGCACCATGACACTGTGTGAGAGTCTACAGCTTCTGTCTCTGAGTAGCCCGCCTCAACCGTCTGCTTTCATTGTAGGattttctgttctttgtttTATACCTTTTAATACACTcattaaatactttaaatgctgacctgtgtttatatttatatcatttatctGAATGATCATGTTCAAAAGTAGCTCTTTGCATTATTGCTCTCTATTTAATGACATTCATGTAGAAAGGTCTACTCTTAATGCCAGAGGCACTAGTACTATTGTGTGTTATTTCATtttccattaaaataaaatacaattttgtattaaattttaGTAATGTctaccctttttttttgcatgtcatTCATCAAACTGTACAAAACACATAATCTCAAgtattagtttattttaactGCAGATTAAGAACAAACTTTGACAAAGTTACAGCTGACTGTTTATACTGATGCAAACAAAGGcgaaaacaaaagagaaaactgGGGAAAATACATTCACACAGCCAATGAAGTGCACTATTAAATGTAACGGGCATGAAAATCTTACCAATGaacataacaataacaaagcaaGTCACGCCTTCTGCAATGCACCCACAGCCGTCCAATCAGGCTTCGAATACATTATATTGACATACGAGTTGACCAATAAGCGAGCAGTTCTAAAAGTAATCGGTCCACCCTCCTCAAAGAGAACGCTAGAGAGACTCGGTAATGGCGACAGGTCTGGTAAGTGGAAACTTAGACAACGATTAACAAAGAGACCAAAACGTTCATTTTGACCTGTCGAAACGGCCCCATGTGGCGTTTTTATTAAACGATGGTCATTTCTCTGACGATCAGAAAGGTTGTCATTCAGCGTTTCGTTTTAAACACGCGATGTTCTGGAACGatagattttcttttctgtttttttttttctcacgtCACGTCGCTTGTTGTTTAGCTTTGTGGCTAAAGTAACCTGCTAGCCGTCTCAGGCGCTTCAGTAACGTCTTTAACCGACTAGTTTGAATCTCCTGGACGTCCTATAGCTAGCTGTCGTGCTCGGTTTAATCCCACGGTACACACACGACCGAAAATTAAACGTTCCTTCATTCATTTGCGGGACTCCGAAAGGCTCCGAGCGCTGTGTCTCAACTTGTTGACATTCTTTTGTTTACAGTTCATTGAGAAGTAAAGAGACTTCCAGACAGCTCAGTGAGCGCAGTATTTAACTCTGATATCGTTTCTCTTTATTCGTGTGAGATGTTTGACTTTTAGTTCagagtgttgtgttgttgttattattgtattatattatattaatcacGAATAGGTTTAAAATTACTTTCTGAGAAGTAGCTCTTCTTAAATATCCATTATGTTTACAAACGagactgtttttatttgttttttgtttttaaaccgaTATTTGTGTACGTTTAAATGACCGTATTCGAAATTAAATCTCTCGTTCTGTGTCGAATGTTGTTACGCAgttgtgaatgaatgagctcaGACGCGCATGCGCCAACTTTCCCAGCGTTTATAAACAAGGTTGCGTGCAAGATGGTCACGTGACCAGACTCGAAGTCcccccaaacaaaacaaagctgtTACATTTCCTTAATCAAACGTGTCACTTTTTtggctcagtttttttttttttagcttttattttagaattcGTATCGATATTTCAATTATTCGCTGTGTATTACGTTCATTCGAGGTTAGGCAGCATGGAAGCTCTTGTTAACGTTCTGTGTTTGACAGTAAAAATGGTATAAAAGTAAAAGGATGAACAAATACAAGTGTTGGTTTAATAAATAGTTAACTGTTTTGGTGGAGTAAGTTTGtgaattcatttaaaagtatacaaaataataaaacaggtGCATAAGAGTTCTTTGAgaattattatactattataacATATCCATTTTTTGTGCTTCACACCAAATATATTCAGCCTGCCCATGTGACAAGGTGTAATATGGTGTGGGAGGTAAAGACAGTCCCTAAAAAAGTCCAGGAAACCGAGACAGTTTGCTCCAGCATGGATGAGGCCTTTGACCTGCTCAAGTGTAATGAGGACCTGCCATCTTCACCAGGCTGCCCCTCTACTGAAGGCCCTATAGAATATGGTGATTCAATAATTTACTTATTTTCttagtctttttgttttttcagtcaGTCTGTTTAtgtgaatgtatttattaattggCCATAAACGCATGCGTACAGTAAAACCTCATGTTCTTCAAAAGCAGTGCAGCTGAACATGTAATTGCAGTGCtatttatacactgtatatgGTCCGTCTTTGTACCCCTTTAACAGATGACTTGCCAGAGTTACAGGAAGTGCAGGATGACCAGTCATCCCCAGCAGTGTTTCAAGTGACCCCGGGTGTGTCACATAAAGAGAGGCCTGAGCAAGGTTGGAGCCTGCAGTCAGAGAGTGCTAGCATCTCTCACACAAACTGGCTCACAGAGTTAGCCAACATTGCCACCAGTCCCCAAAGTCCTTTACTGCAGAGTGCACCTCACCCCAGGTCAGCAACATGCAGGAAATTCATTGGAGAATGACTTATAATTAATGATATGGACATTTATGTAAACTCtttaagtaaaaatatatttggacctcatttattaaataaaaatgacaaaaatggaaaaacattaatgattttttttttcaaaataatacaCAGGTACAGTATTCAGTACCTTCTacttgaaattattatttattatactgtatgcttCTGCAAGTTTGtagtttttctgtaaaaaatcaGTGATAAAGATGTAAATAATCAGTGATAAAGATGTAAATAATCATGGTTCGTTTTCCATTCATGAACATATTCTTTGCTTGCAGGTCCTCGCCTGTGCACATCTTTGCCCACAGTAACAGTTTACATTCCTACGCTCGTCCTCCGTTGGCCTCCAGCAGTGCACCCAGTCCTGCTCGTAGCCACATGAGGGAGCGCCGCCGCACAAGGGTACAGTATTTAGCAGTAGATTAGAATTGAATAATTAGAACATATATGCACATGGCTATGGGttatgtgcatttttttttacgattTCAGTTACATGCAGTTACATTACACTCAAATAAGCCTATTGTATAAGGTGAACAATGCAATTTCTGACCTTGTTTTAGGCTAGCAGTGAGTCTGAGTCTGGGGTATTCTCTGTGTCTTCACtgtctgatgatgatgacatgGGATGGTCCCATTCTTGGCCCTCCACCATCTGGCACTGCTTTCTGAAAGGTAAAGGCCataattacacaaacacacattgtgAGATAGTTACATAGCCTTTTTGAGCTCAGGTTACAGACTAGAGATCACAAAGGAAAACCAGAATGCCTTTGtaataaatttacaaaaaatctagaaaacccAGCTGACCTTAGTGATTTTTTGAATGTGTTTGCTAAAGATCAGCCATTTTATGAATGAGCGATTGAGGTTGAGGCTGAATTAGCACCCTCTTCTGTTAGATCTGTGCCTCTACAacataaaaagaacaaaacaagaacATGGTTCAAGGGAGGGGCGCAGGCACTgttgagttgttgtttttttccccccactctCTTGGGGATTTTGGGGCATAAGTCACAGGGCTAGTCTGAATTGTATTTACTTTTTCCCCACAGCAAAACTGACAAGGAAACACAAATCATTTAATCATAttaagtttgttttgtttattttttttttctacaggcACACGCCTCCGTTTTCACAAAGGGCCAAATGTGGAGTGGCAGGACGTAGAGGACGTGGCTGAGTATGAGGATGAGTCTGATGATGATGGAGGCTTGCACCTAAGTCCCATTAAAGTAATTTAAGTTTTATATGCATTATAAAGTCTTCCTACATGTCATTTTGGTGTGCTGTGATAACAGAGAAGCTAATGACAAGAATTGAGGCAGTTTAGTTGAATATTGTGTTGACCTTGACCTCTGGATTTTACTTTGCAGAAATATGGATGTGAGGGGTTAAAACTCGTGGCCCTGGAGGAGACCGTGTCATTTGGTCAATCGGTTCTGAAATTAACCTTTGACCCTGGTTCTCAAGAGGCTGGGCTTCTAACTACTGAGTGCCAATTGGATCAtccattttatgtaaaaaataaaggtaAGTCTTCATACTAGCTGTtccaacatttttattaaataaagccTGAATCTGAATGCGCATCCTGTTTATAATATCGATGACTAAACAACCTAATTGCTCATATAAATGTGTACGATATAGGTTGGTCCTCCTTTTATCCAAGCCTTACTGTGGTGCAGCATGGTATTCCCTGCTATGAAATGCAGATTGGGGACTTGTGTCTACCTCCAGGACACCGCGATACCATCAACTGTGATGACTCGACTGTTTTTGACACCTTCAGGAGGTAAACACTGTCATTGCTAGTTTACTAAATGTACCTTGGTTGAATGTTAATAGGCGCTCTGTGTAGATGCTCCTAAGGCCTGAAGTTATACTTCTCCTTACAGTTATGACTTCACCCCTCTGGACTCATCTGCTGTGTATGTGCTGAGCAGTATGGCACGCCAGCGGAGAGCCTCCCAGTCAAGCGGAGGTACTGTGAGTCCTGACTGTGACAAGCTGGAGCGTTCTGGCTCTTCACATCACTCACCTAGTAGCAAATCACAACGTAGCCACTCGTCAGGGGGAAGTGGATCCACACCCACAAAATGCAAACGGCCAATGAACGCCTTCATGCTCTTTGCTAAGAAGTACCGAGTAGAGTACACACAGATGTATCCTGGGAAAGATAACAGGTAAGTGATAACAGTAGTAAAGTATACATTTGTCAAACATAGATCAAATAGATCAGATTGACTTTTAATGCTTATTttgagaaataataatatagtaattaACTGAAAAATACAGCACTCTACCTAAATAGTGTCACATGTTTTGCAAACATTATTTGATTTACAGTCAAAAATACATATGCtgcaatattaataaaaaaatgattcgT includes the following:
- the LOC113659896 gene encoding cAMP-dependent protein kinase type II-beta regulatory subunit, which encodes MSIEIPEGLTELLQSFTVEVLRNQPRDLLEFALQYFTQLKENEARAAAFGNEQHPAVRAGKAVNFIEEAMQIDSENGDDEDDDEEFVAPVINRFIRRPSVCAEAFNPDEDDEDKEPRVTYPKTDEQRQRLQEACNDILLFKNLDQEQMSQVLDAMFEKTVSTGEHIIDQDDDGDNFYVIERGTFDILLKSEGTTRTVGSYDNRGSFGELALMYNTPRAATIVATSPGALWCLDRLTFRRIIVKNNAKKRRMYEAFIETLPLLTSLEVSERMKVVDVLSSRVYNNGEQIIAQGDMADCFYIVESGEVRITMKRNRLKTDSEFEEVDIATCTRGQYFGELALVTNKPRAASAYAVDNVKCLVMDVQAFERLLGPCMDIMKRNIANYEEQLVTLFGSQMEIEEPSV
- the hbp1 gene encoding HMG box-containing protein 1 isoform X1, whose amino-acid sequence is MATGLPAHVTRCNMVWEVKTVPKKVQETETVCSSMDEAFDLLKCNEDLPSSPGCPSTEGPIEYDDLPELQEVQDDQSSPAVFQVTPGVSHKERPEQGWSLQSESASISHTNWLTELANIATSPQSPLLQSAPHPRSSPVHIFAHSNSLHSYARPPLASSSAPSPARSHMRERRRTRASSESESGVFSVSSLSDDDDMGWSHSWPSTIWHCFLKGTRLRFHKGPNVEWQDVEDVAEYEDESDDDGGLHLSPIKKYGCEGLKLVALEETVSFGQSVLKLTFDPGSQEAGLLTTECQLDHPFYVKNKGWSSFYPSLTVVQHGIPCYEMQIGDLCLPPGHRDTINCDDSTVFDTFRSYDFTPLDSSAVYVLSSMARQRRASQSSGGTVSPDCDKLERSGSSHHSPSSKSQRSHSSGGSGSTPTKCKRPMNAFMLFAKKYRVEYTQMYPGKDNRAISVILGDKWKKMKNEERRMYTMEAKALAEEQKRLNPDCWKRKRTNSGSQQN
- the hbp1 gene encoding HMG box-containing protein 1 isoform X2 yields the protein MVWEVKTVPKKVQETETVCSSMDEAFDLLKCNEDLPSSPGCPSTEGPIEYDDLPELQEVQDDQSSPAVFQVTPGVSHKERPEQGWSLQSESASISHTNWLTELANIATSPQSPLLQSAPHPRSSPVHIFAHSNSLHSYARPPLASSSAPSPARSHMRERRRTRASSESESGVFSVSSLSDDDDMGWSHSWPSTIWHCFLKGTRLRFHKGPNVEWQDVEDVAEYEDESDDDGGLHLSPIKKYGCEGLKLVALEETVSFGQSVLKLTFDPGSQEAGLLTTECQLDHPFYVKNKGWSSFYPSLTVVQHGIPCYEMQIGDLCLPPGHRDTINCDDSTVFDTFRSYDFTPLDSSAVYVLSSMARQRRASQSSGGTVSPDCDKLERSGSSHHSPSSKSQRSHSSGGSGSTPTKCKRPMNAFMLFAKKYRVEYTQMYPGKDNRAISVILGDKWKKMKNEERRMYTMEAKALAEEQKRLNPDCWKRKRTNSGSQQN